A section of the Streptomyces xinghaiensis S187 genome encodes:
- a CDS encoding CRISPR-associated endonuclease Cas3'', which yields MMNSDAPAGGTPLLDPRMWGKENGLPRPYPVVCHLLDTAAVFSALWDGLLGERMRQRLADALGLPPGETRAVLSFWAGLHDLGKITPPFQAQVPAAFAAVRDEPVYLRAPGAESDRAFRHEIATHWALALLLDEIGYPGDRRLLRRAVSHQVAQLLGGHHGCFGAVLKQKELAASSTYQRGLGEDGWAAQRRAHFAEVRRVVGATAVPERGLPAELAVVVSGLVVVADWLASQIDAIKPLLPPADWQGTPEELDAHWVRTVAAATDLVSAARLGRARFATQTFAEMFPFTPNDLQRDLVEHLPGLVAQRGPGLLLVTAPTGDGKTEAALFASSVLGRAADARGLYFALPTMATADAMFPRVEKFAGKALAGERALTLLHSMAWLSPAYNRSEGRDDAQARNGGLSAEESTATEAGAWLRGRKRGLLAPLGAGTIDQALSAVLPVTHNALRLFSLSDKVFVVDEAHAYGPWMHKLLTRLLEWLGAFGAPVVLLSATLTGRVAASLVDAYRRGAGFTEPTAVEPCYPGWLFTDAATGEVSAPRTTSTDRARTLDVSVHRVAWDAGEAPRAAVAPGGRRAALRKALRPVAEQGGTALVCCTTVAEAQSTFRDLCEAFPALAAREGGLRLLHSRFPAVTRQKITAECESAYGKPRSDEDTASPRPASILVATQVVEQSLDFDFDLVVTDLAPLAQLLQRAGRARRHARGDRGRPAWALPEERPRLVVLEPVDDRKETEIPRTWGQVYDAALLHRTALLLHEQVESGINVPADVQRLIDAVYAEDFIEGLDPAAERELRQLDAQRLADEAAEEHMARVVSICAPADVAGDLHRLSRREAGVTEELLTTRLGADTGRVLCLYEQADGALTLDEDGKAVLPVGGPRGLDRDALAQIMSHVTPVPGKWLRSGPESHPQPESWEERPVLRDLMLLRIQPEGDGTWICRSGGRSIRISAVGLESV from the coding sequence ATGATGAACAGCGATGCCCCGGCCGGCGGAACACCTCTCCTTGACCCCCGCATGTGGGGAAAGGAGAACGGCTTACCGCGGCCGTACCCGGTGGTGTGTCACCTGCTCGACACCGCCGCTGTGTTCTCCGCGCTTTGGGACGGTTTGCTCGGCGAGCGGATGCGGCAGCGTCTGGCTGATGCTCTGGGCTTGCCTCCGGGGGAGACGCGGGCTGTGCTGTCGTTCTGGGCCGGGTTGCACGACCTGGGCAAGATCACGCCGCCGTTTCAGGCTCAGGTGCCGGCGGCGTTCGCGGCTGTGCGCGACGAGCCGGTCTATCTGAGAGCCCCGGGTGCCGAGAGCGACAGAGCGTTCCGGCATGAGATCGCGACCCACTGGGCCTTGGCGCTGCTGCTGGACGAGATTGGGTACCCCGGTGATCGCCGGCTGTTGCGCAGGGCAGTGAGTCACCAGGTCGCGCAACTTCTCGGTGGACACCACGGGTGTTTCGGAGCCGTCCTGAAGCAGAAGGAGTTGGCTGCTTCGAGTACCTACCAGCGTGGTCTGGGGGAGGACGGGTGGGCGGCGCAGCGTCGGGCTCACTTCGCCGAGGTGCGGCGGGTTGTTGGTGCCACGGCTGTGCCGGAGCGAGGGCTTCCGGCTGAGCTGGCCGTTGTGGTCAGTGGGTTGGTGGTGGTGGCCGACTGGCTGGCCAGTCAGATCGACGCGATCAAACCCTTGCTGCCGCCCGCGGACTGGCAGGGCACGCCGGAGGAACTGGACGCTCACTGGGTGCGGACAGTGGCCGCGGCAACGGATCTGGTGAGCGCGGCGAGGCTGGGGCGGGCGCGGTTCGCGACGCAGACGTTCGCCGAGATGTTCCCGTTCACTCCCAACGACCTTCAGCGCGATCTGGTGGAACACCTTCCCGGACTGGTCGCACAGCGCGGTCCCGGTCTGTTGCTGGTGACGGCGCCGACCGGTGACGGCAAGACGGAGGCGGCTCTCTTCGCGTCCTCCGTCCTCGGCCGGGCCGCCGATGCCCGGGGGCTGTACTTCGCCCTGCCAACCATGGCTACCGCCGACGCGATGTTCCCGCGGGTGGAAAAGTTCGCGGGGAAGGCGCTGGCGGGCGAGCGGGCGCTGACATTGCTGCACTCCATGGCCTGGCTCAGCCCCGCCTACAACCGGTCGGAGGGCCGTGACGACGCCCAGGCGCGAAACGGCGGCCTGAGTGCGGAGGAGAGCACGGCCACCGAAGCCGGGGCCTGGCTGCGTGGGCGCAAGCGCGGATTGCTCGCTCCGCTCGGGGCCGGGACGATCGACCAGGCGCTCAGCGCTGTTCTGCCCGTCACCCACAACGCACTGCGCTTGTTCAGCCTGTCCGACAAGGTCTTCGTCGTCGATGAAGCGCACGCCTACGGGCCGTGGATGCACAAGCTCCTGACCCGGCTGCTGGAGTGGCTTGGGGCGTTCGGCGCGCCGGTCGTTCTGCTGTCGGCGACGTTGACGGGCCGGGTGGCGGCTTCCCTGGTGGATGCCTACCGGCGCGGTGCCGGCTTCACGGAGCCGACGGCGGTTGAGCCCTGCTACCCCGGCTGGCTGTTCACCGACGCCGCCACCGGTGAGGTCTCCGCTCCCCGCACGACCTCCACCGACCGGGCCCGGACGCTCGATGTGTCAGTGCATCGAGTCGCTTGGGATGCGGGCGAGGCACCGAGGGCGGCCGTTGCCCCGGGAGGGCGCCGAGCGGCGCTGCGGAAGGCTCTGCGGCCGGTGGCCGAGCAGGGCGGCACGGCGTTGGTGTGCTGCACCACAGTGGCCGAGGCCCAGAGCACCTTCCGGGATCTGTGCGAGGCATTTCCCGCCCTGGCGGCGCGGGAGGGCGGGCTCCGGCTGCTGCATTCGCGATTCCCGGCAGTGACCAGGCAGAAGATCACGGCCGAGTGCGAATCCGCGTACGGGAAGCCCCGCTCGGACGAAGACACGGCGAGCCCGCGCCCCGCGTCGATCCTCGTCGCCACACAGGTGGTTGAGCAGTCACTCGACTTCGACTTCGACTTGGTCGTCACCGACCTCGCTCCGCTGGCTCAGCTTCTCCAGCGCGCCGGCCGTGCCCGCCGCCACGCTCGGGGAGACCGGGGACGTCCTGCGTGGGCACTGCCGGAAGAGCGGCCGCGGCTGGTGGTCCTGGAGCCGGTCGACGACCGGAAGGAGACCGAGATCCCCCGCACCTGGGGCCAGGTCTATGACGCCGCCCTGCTGCACCGCACGGCTCTTCTCCTGCACGAACAGGTGGAGAGCGGCATTAACGTCCCGGCGGACGTGCAGCGCCTCATCGACGCCGTGTACGCGGAGGACTTCATCGAGGGCCTGGATCCGGCTGCCGAGCGGGAGTTGCGTCAGCTGGACGCCCAGCGTCTCGCTGACGAGGCAGCGGAGGAGCACATGGCCCGCGTAGTGAGCATCTGCGCGCCGGCGGACGTGGCGGGCGACCTGCACCGGCTCAGCCGCCGGGAAGCCGGGGTCACCGAGGAGCTGCTCACCACTCGGCTGGGCGCGGACACCGGGCGGGTGCTGTGCCTGTACGAGCAGGCCGACGGGGCGCTCACGCTCGACGAGGACGGCAAGGCCGTGCTTCCTGTCGGTGGCCCGCGGGGGCTCGACCGGGATGCTCTGGCACAAATCATGTCGCACGTGACTCCCGTGCCGGGCAAGTGGTTGCGCTCCGGCCCGGAGAGCCATCCCCAGCCGGAGAGCTGGGAGGAGCGACCAGTGTTGCGGGATCTGATGCTGCTCCGCATACAACCGGAAGGCGACGGCACGTGGATCTGCCGCAGCGGGGGCCGGTCCATCAGGATCTCGGCGGTGGGTCTGGAGTCGGTGTGA
- the casA gene encoding type I-E CRISPR-associated protein Cse1/CasA — protein sequence MPTDPYNVLYEPEIPVRWVSTAPDPVTGQLTGRIGLQDVLLRSADIASLAIPVPPAHSALLRILYALTARVTGLDEAGPGDWGERRQQVLDEGRLPVDGIEKYFAEYRDRFFLYGGEGGRPWMQDPRLAEQCDPDNTAGVNKLIVTRPSGNNHAWFRHGSDSAPDLPTASEALLNLLVWHYYGPSGRCSAREVNGVKTASATAGPLRTALSYHPEGDTLFETLLAGLVPPETTVRRTEDRCPWEWDELPDPDAPPPVPSGPCSRLTACSQHAVLLVPDEENKGLIRDAYITWAYRTGRIPRDDNYLIWQISQQGNRYPRPAKADRALWRDLDALLLHEPVGASQPQQPKVFDAAFEVSEFLRVRALGFEQEGQAKDTQFVDASTPPVLGYVEKLAPRTAPAVARMRQLGEMYGQRLDRAVKRAWAAYMDDAKADAGTWAAEAAARYWPKAEAEFWARFRSLDRSGRALDVGFDPAATRAAFLGLAQEAYDTVTGSVTRTLRGAKAVSNARVELYGGPRKKRA from the coding sequence ATGCCAACAGACCCCTACAACGTGCTCTACGAGCCGGAAATCCCGGTTCGCTGGGTCTCTACTGCGCCTGATCCGGTGACAGGCCAGTTAACCGGTCGAATTGGTCTGCAGGATGTGCTGCTGCGCAGCGCCGATATCGCCAGCCTGGCGATCCCCGTACCGCCCGCGCACTCCGCCCTGTTGCGCATCCTCTACGCCCTGACCGCGCGGGTGACCGGGCTGGACGAGGCCGGCCCCGGGGACTGGGGGGAGCGACGCCAGCAGGTCCTGGACGAAGGCCGCCTGCCGGTGGACGGGATCGAGAAGTACTTCGCCGAGTACCGCGACCGGTTCTTCCTGTACGGCGGCGAGGGCGGGCGGCCCTGGATGCAGGATCCGCGCCTGGCCGAGCAGTGCGACCCGGACAACACCGCCGGGGTCAACAAGCTGATCGTGACCCGGCCCTCAGGCAACAACCATGCCTGGTTCCGGCACGGCAGCGACAGCGCCCCGGACCTGCCCACCGCCTCGGAAGCCCTCCTGAACCTCCTGGTGTGGCACTACTACGGCCCCTCCGGCCGCTGTTCGGCCCGTGAGGTCAACGGGGTCAAGACCGCCAGCGCGACCGCGGGTCCGCTGCGGACGGCCCTGTCCTACCACCCGGAGGGCGACACGCTCTTCGAGACGCTGCTGGCTGGCCTGGTCCCTCCGGAGACGACCGTGCGCCGCACGGAGGACCGGTGCCCCTGGGAGTGGGACGAACTGCCCGACCCGGATGCCCCGCCTCCCGTGCCCTCGGGCCCGTGTTCCCGGCTCACCGCCTGCTCCCAGCACGCCGTGCTGCTCGTTCCGGACGAGGAGAACAAGGGATTGATCCGGGACGCCTACATCACCTGGGCGTACCGCACGGGCCGTATTCCGCGCGACGACAACTACCTGATCTGGCAGATCAGTCAGCAGGGCAACCGCTATCCGCGCCCGGCGAAGGCGGACCGTGCGCTGTGGCGCGACCTGGACGCCCTGCTCCTGCACGAGCCGGTTGGCGCCTCCCAGCCCCAGCAGCCCAAGGTCTTCGACGCCGCGTTCGAAGTGTCGGAGTTCCTGCGGGTGCGGGCGCTCGGCTTCGAGCAGGAGGGGCAGGCCAAGGACACCCAGTTCGTGGACGCTTCCACCCCGCCCGTCCTGGGATACGTCGAGAAGCTCGCCCCGCGCACCGCACCGGCCGTGGCCCGGATGCGGCAGCTCGGCGAGATGTACGGCCAGCGTCTGGACCGCGCCGTCAAGCGCGCGTGGGCCGCCTACATGGACGATGCGAAGGCCGACGCCGGCACCTGGGCAGCGGAGGCGGCCGCGCGCTACTGGCCGAAGGCCGAGGCCGAGTTCTGGGCCCGGTTCCGGAGCCTGGACCGAAGTGGCCGGGCCCTCGACGTCGGCTTCGACCCGGCCGCCACCCGGGCCGCGTTCCTGGGGCTCGCCCAGGAGGCGTACGACACCGTGACGGGCTCCGTCACCCGCACCCTGCGTGGCGCGAAGGCGGTATCCAACGCCCGCGTCGAGCTGTACGGCGGCCCGCGCAAGAAGCGCGCCTGA
- the casB gene encoding type I-E CRISPR-associated protein Cse2/CasB, protein MSTGTPPHDPATARRRQRLAYTAWIEQICRSDPGARTALRSGLRRDIDDVPRMHRLVTRWLPQDRAVSGAEQRAYYAVAAMIADQPRSSLGASAPASDDDTADEDTAPVGTDPENSPGDGDGAASRKTAARYGDSLGTAFALAVTTGPGRDREMRESTAEARLNLLTRQSTNGLHRHLPAAVRYVRDIGVPVDWAQLLDDLIAWPAHSGRISRRWLQDYYRLRAADLRAKAETGDRQELEEAGLLHVPGPRPQSPAASSPTTTA, encoded by the coding sequence ATGTCCACCGGGACACCACCCCACGATCCGGCCACAGCCCGACGTCGGCAGCGCCTGGCCTACACCGCCTGGATCGAGCAGATCTGCCGCAGCGACCCGGGAGCCCGTACGGCCCTGCGGAGCGGACTGCGCCGGGACATTGACGACGTCCCGCGCATGCACCGCTTGGTCACGCGCTGGCTGCCTCAGGACCGGGCCGTGTCCGGCGCCGAGCAGCGGGCGTACTACGCGGTGGCCGCCATGATCGCCGATCAGCCCCGCAGCAGCCTCGGCGCCTCCGCACCGGCTTCCGACGACGACACCGCCGACGAGGACACGGCCCCTGTCGGCACCGACCCGGAGAACAGCCCGGGCGACGGCGACGGAGCCGCTTCGAGGAAGACGGCCGCCCGCTACGGCGACAGCCTCGGCACGGCCTTCGCGCTCGCCGTCACCACGGGCCCGGGCCGGGACCGCGAGATGCGTGAGTCCACGGCGGAGGCCCGCCTCAACCTCCTCACCCGGCAGAGCACCAACGGGCTCCACCGGCACCTGCCCGCCGCCGTCCGCTACGTCCGTGACATCGGAGTCCCCGTCGATTGGGCTCAACTGCTGGACGACCTGATCGCCTGGCCCGCCCACTCCGGCCGGATCTCCCGCCGCTGGCTGCAGGACTACTACCGGCTGCGCGCAGCGGACCTGCGTGCCAAGGCCGAGACCGGCGACCGGCAGGAGCTGGAGGAAGCCGGCCTGCTGCACGTACCCGGCCCACGGCCGCAGAGCCCGGCCGCCTCTTCCCCGACGACCACTGCCTGA
- the cas7e gene encoding type I-E CRISPR-associated protein Cas7/Cse4/CasC produces MTAPARFIDIHALQSIPFANLNRDDTNSVKTVQYGNTLRTRVSSQSWKRAMRTFFQERIGDAALRTRRIGERVSRELQERGWPSELAQRAGGHVAAGSSIKFELAKNREDPKQIVPNKVLTNAMVYVPRAAVAELADLAEEKREALEKAKDIKKPSDKSVLPNDRIEAVLRSRNGVINLFGRMLAEIDDAGVDGAVQVAHALTTHETDVELDYFSAVDDITDAWDDATGSGHMGHAEFSAGTFYRYATVDLRDLTANIGDDPQAARELVSAFLVSFIESLPQAKKNSTAPHTIPGLVHVAVRSDRPLSYAAAFEEPVRAADIGGFAARSVTALDTYAEAANKLLGTGRILTSGWAGLDPKDLTGLGRRHDSFDGLIGHAVDTALGDGGAEAAA; encoded by the coding sequence ATGACCGCACCCGCCCGTTTCATCGACATTCACGCCCTGCAGTCCATCCCGTTCGCCAACCTGAACCGGGACGACACCAACTCCGTCAAGACCGTCCAGTACGGCAACACCCTGCGTACCCGCGTCAGCAGCCAGTCCTGGAAGCGGGCCATGCGCACCTTCTTCCAGGAGCGGATCGGTGACGCGGCCCTGCGTACCCGGCGCATCGGCGAGCGCGTGAGCCGTGAGCTGCAGGAGCGCGGCTGGCCCTCGGAACTCGCGCAGCGCGCCGGCGGTCACGTCGCGGCTGGCAGCAGCATCAAGTTCGAGCTGGCCAAGAACCGGGAGGACCCCAAGCAGATCGTCCCCAACAAGGTCCTCACCAACGCGATGGTCTACGTCCCCCGGGCCGCGGTCGCCGAACTCGCCGACCTGGCCGAGGAGAAGCGCGAGGCCTTGGAGAAGGCCAAGGACATCAAGAAGCCCTCCGACAAGAGCGTCCTGCCCAACGACCGCATCGAAGCGGTCCTGCGCTCCCGGAACGGCGTGATCAACCTCTTCGGGCGGATGCTCGCCGAGATCGACGACGCCGGTGTCGACGGGGCCGTGCAGGTCGCCCACGCCCTGACCACGCACGAGACGGACGTCGAGCTCGACTACTTCTCCGCCGTCGACGACATCACCGACGCCTGGGACGACGCCACGGGCAGCGGGCACATGGGCCACGCCGAGTTCAGCGCCGGCACCTTCTACCGCTACGCCACCGTGGACCTGCGCGACCTCACCGCGAACATCGGCGACGACCCGCAGGCGGCCCGGGAGCTGGTCTCCGCCTTCCTCGTCTCCTTCATCGAGTCCCTGCCGCAGGCCAAGAAGAACTCCACCGCCCCGCACACCATCCCCGGCCTCGTTCACGTCGCCGTGCGCTCCGACCGGCCCCTGTCCTACGCGGCGGCGTTCGAGGAGCCGGTCCGCGCCGCCGACATCGGCGGCTTCGCGGCCCGCTCCGTCACGGCGCTGGACACCTACGCCGAGGCGGCCAACAAGCTCCTCGGCACCGGCCGGATCCTCACCTCAGGATGGGCCGGCCTCGACCCCAAGGACCTGACCGGACTCGGCCGACGCCACGACTCCTTCGACGGCCTGATCGGCCACGCGGTGGACACCGCCCTCGGCGACGGCGGCGCCGAGGCCGCGGCATGA
- the cas5e gene encoding type I-E CRISPR-associated protein Cas5/CasD: protein MSAVTTAAPGLLLRLAGPLQSWGEHSHFNERDTARFPTRSGVIGLLAAAQGRRRNQPIDDLTRLSLTIRADRPGVLLRDLHTVGGGLPTKATVTTAEGKKRPGDTGTLLTHRTYLADAAFTVAVTGTDDAEGRDTLARCAEALRHPHWPPFLGRRSCPPEGPVLLGESDNALHHLVHLPLAGPPPRGEQGVEFLSDQPLDRLPVPGHLVTADGGDGRHPSSEVNDEPISFHPRHRTHRARPLYRRTVRLPHAQYAGLDAEHKHLARLQDYLTSHLNDPEGRHR from the coding sequence ATGAGCGCCGTAACCACCGCCGCTCCCGGGCTGCTGCTGCGCCTTGCCGGCCCCCTGCAGTCCTGGGGTGAACACAGCCACTTCAACGAACGCGACACCGCCCGCTTCCCCACCCGGTCCGGCGTCATCGGTCTCCTCGCCGCCGCACAAGGCCGACGGCGCAACCAGCCCATCGACGACCTCACCCGGCTGTCGCTGACCATCCGCGCCGACCGGCCCGGCGTGCTCCTGCGCGACCTGCACACCGTCGGCGGCGGCCTGCCCACCAAGGCCACCGTCACCACCGCCGAAGGCAAGAAGCGCCCCGGTGACACGGGAACGCTGCTCACCCACCGCACCTATCTCGCCGACGCGGCCTTCACTGTCGCCGTCACCGGGACCGACGACGCGGAGGGACGGGACACGCTGGCGCGCTGTGCCGAGGCCCTGCGCCATCCCCACTGGCCCCCGTTCCTGGGCCGGCGGTCCTGTCCTCCGGAGGGCCCCGTCCTCCTGGGCGAGAGCGACAACGCCCTGCACCACCTGGTCCACCTCCCCCTGGCCGGCCCACCGCCCCGAGGAGAGCAAGGCGTCGAGTTCCTCTCCGACCAGCCGCTGGACCGGCTCCCGGTGCCCGGCCACCTCGTCACAGCGGACGGCGGGGACGGACGCCACCCCTCCAGCGAGGTCAACGACGAACCGATCTCCTTCCACCCGCGCCACCGCACCCACCGGGCGCGCCCCCTGTACCGGCGCACCGTCCGGCTCCCCCACGCCCAGTACGCCGGCCTGGACGCCGAACACAAACACCTGGCCCGGCTCCAGGACTACCTGACCAGCCACCTGAACGACCCGGAAGGGAGGCACCGTTGA
- the cas6e gene encoding type I-E CRISPR-associated protein Cas6/Cse3/CasE, whose protein sequence is MTAWLTRIIPDQRSADARRDTAGTDGAIRLHRRLMSLFPDDAGPEARRRFGVLFRTEDTPAGVHILLQSTEKPDLTRLPDGYGDVRSRPLDPLLDALRAGLTVRYRCVASAVRKPGATTRALYNLPAVVPLSGAAADEWWLRQADATGLKPLQLHSQPLDTVHGRRGNSGPAAQQRVRHARTRFDGTAAITDPDQLREKIVEGIGRGKPYGCGLLSIAPARDAT, encoded by the coding sequence TTGACCGCCTGGCTCACCCGGATCATCCCGGACCAGCGCTCAGCCGACGCCCGCCGCGACACCGCCGGAACCGACGGGGCCATCCGTCTCCACCGCCGCCTGATGTCGCTCTTCCCCGATGACGCGGGCCCCGAGGCCCGGCGCCGATTCGGTGTCCTCTTCCGCACCGAGGACACCCCCGCCGGAGTCCACATCCTGCTGCAGAGCACCGAGAAGCCCGACCTCACCCGCCTCCCCGACGGCTACGGGGACGTCCGCAGCCGCCCCCTCGATCCGCTGCTGGACGCCCTGCGGGCCGGGCTGACCGTCCGCTACCGGTGCGTGGCCAGCGCCGTCCGCAAACCCGGGGCCACCACCAGAGCGCTGTACAACCTGCCCGCCGTGGTCCCGCTCAGCGGAGCCGCCGCCGACGAATGGTGGCTCCGCCAGGCCGACGCCACCGGGCTCAAACCCCTCCAGCTGCACTCGCAGCCCCTGGACACCGTCCACGGCCGGCGGGGAAACAGCGGCCCGGCGGCCCAACAGCGCGTCCGCCACGCCCGCACCCGCTTCGACGGCACCGCGGCCATCACCGACCCCGACCAGCTCCGGGAGAAGATCGTCGAAGGCATCGGCCGCGGAAAACCCTACGGCTGCGGCCTGCTCAGCATCGCGCCCGCGAGGGACGCCACGTGA
- the cas1e gene encoding type I-E CRISPR-associated endonuclease Cas1e: MLPRIADSLSFLYLDIVRIHQDDTGVCAEVTSEHRGTETVYLPTAALSCVLLGPGTSITARALATFARHGTTVLVTGSGGVRCYAAALPDSLTTTWLERQTRAWAEDDRRLAVATAMYEKRFGPGTVPSGSTLAQLRGFEGQRVKAHYRLLAQQYKIGRFRRAYDPASWDTQDPVNLALSSANTCLYGIVHAAILALGCSPALGFIHNGNQQAFVYDIADLYKADLTIPLAFSLHASTNPEAEARRSFRDGLRLFKLLPRIVADVQQLLDPDTEYEVPDPEEQLVDLWDPVAGAIPGGVNHGVEP, encoded by the coding sequence ATGCTGCCGCGCATCGCGGACTCCCTGTCCTTCCTCTACCTCGACATCGTCCGCATCCACCAGGACGACACCGGTGTCTGCGCCGAAGTCACCAGCGAACACCGCGGCACCGAAACCGTCTACCTGCCCACAGCCGCCCTCAGCTGCGTACTCCTCGGCCCCGGCACCTCCATCACCGCCCGGGCCCTGGCCACCTTCGCGCGCCACGGAACCACCGTCCTCGTGACCGGCTCCGGCGGCGTGCGCTGCTACGCCGCCGCCCTGCCCGACTCCCTGACCACCACCTGGCTCGAACGCCAAACCCGCGCCTGGGCCGAGGACGACCGGCGCCTGGCCGTCGCCACGGCCATGTACGAGAAACGCTTCGGCCCGGGTACCGTGCCCTCGGGCAGCACCCTCGCCCAACTCCGAGGATTCGAAGGCCAGCGCGTCAAGGCCCACTACCGGCTGCTCGCGCAGCAGTACAAGATCGGCCGCTTCCGCCGCGCTTACGATCCCGCATCCTGGGACACCCAGGATCCGGTCAACCTGGCCCTGTCGTCCGCCAACACCTGTCTGTACGGCATCGTCCACGCGGCGATTCTCGCCCTGGGCTGCTCGCCGGCCCTCGGCTTCATCCACAACGGCAACCAGCAGGCGTTCGTCTACGACATCGCCGACCTCTACAAGGCCGACCTCACCATCCCGCTGGCGTTCTCCCTCCACGCCTCCACCAACCCGGAGGCCGAGGCCCGCCGCTCCTTCCGCGACGGCTTACGCCTCTTCAAGCTCCTCCCACGCATCGTCGCCGACGTCCAGCAGCTCCTCGACCCCGACACCGAGTACGAGGTCCCGGATCCGGAGGAACAACTGGTCGACCTGTGGGACCCGGTGGCCGGAGCGATCCCCGGCGGGGTCAACCACGGAGTGGAGCCGTGA
- the cas2e gene encoding type I-E CRISPR-associated endoribonuclease Cas2e, which produces MSSMIVISATAIPDHLRGALSRWLLEVTPELYVGTVSARVRDELWTSVAACAGDGMAVLAHPDDNEQGFTLRTAGTRRREPMDFDGLTLIGFRRESQEMANRL; this is translated from the coding sequence ATGTCCTCAATGATCGTCATCTCCGCCACGGCGATCCCCGACCACCTCCGCGGCGCCCTGAGCCGCTGGCTGCTGGAGGTGACACCAGAGCTGTACGTGGGCACGGTCTCAGCCCGCGTCCGAGACGAACTCTGGACATCGGTCGCCGCCTGCGCCGGAGACGGCATGGCCGTCCTCGCCCACCCCGACGACAACGAGCAGGGCTTCACCCTCCGCACGGCCGGCACCCGCCGCCGAGAGCCGATGGACTTCGACGGCTTGACCCTGATCGGCTTCCGCAGAGAGAGTCAAGAAATGGCAAACCGCCTCTGA
- a CDS encoding diadenosine tetraphosphate hydrolase: protein MAGDWRVDRIEAALRGENPTVLRRLTAGFAVIGDVQFLPGYSVLLVDEPDVQRLSDLPRPKRLSFLSDMDQLGEAVERACRRLDPAFRRVNLEILGNTDPFLHAHVWPRFEWEPTDVVGKPVWLYPRERWSDEQFRLGPRHDVLRDVIGSELDRLRSGN from the coding sequence ATGGCTGGTGACTGGCGGGTGGATCGGATCGAGGCTGCGCTGAGGGGCGAGAACCCGACCGTGCTGCGGCGGTTGACGGCAGGGTTCGCGGTGATCGGGGATGTTCAGTTCCTGCCGGGTTACTCGGTTCTGCTAGTGGACGAACCGGATGTGCAGCGTCTGTCGGACCTGCCGAGGCCGAAGCGGCTGTCGTTCCTGTCCGACATGGATCAGCTTGGTGAAGCGGTCGAGCGTGCCTGTCGGCGGCTGGACCCGGCTTTCCGCCGGGTCAATCTGGAGATTCTGGGGAACACAGACCCGTTTCTGCATGCGCATGTCTGGCCGCGGTTCGAGTGGGAGCCGACTGACGTAGTGGGCAAGCCGGTGTGGCTCTATCCGCGTGAACGGTGGAGTGACGAGCAGTTCAGGCTCGGGCCGCGGCACGACGTACTGCGGGATGTGATCGGCAGCGAACTGGACCGGCTGCGCTCGGGGAACTGA
- a CDS encoding RNA polymerase sigma factor, with protein MNAPSEPGRLPPDFEAFFAEHQGDFLRRAQVRLRSRPDAEEAVLNAGLRMHQKWNEILSHANPMAFVHTILRGAIHDHWRRMSRRSEHESLVAHPSLPTQPTADDLANLRHYEALDRALEKLEKTAPRQAECVKLRHLVGLDYDQIAEYLDISRSAARTNTCLGRQRLKDLLEPATQTGEPA; from the coding sequence GTGAACGCACCGTCCGAGCCGGGGCGCTTGCCCCCCGACTTCGAGGCCTTCTTCGCCGAGCACCAGGGCGACTTCCTCAGGCGGGCCCAAGTCCGCCTGCGCTCCCGGCCCGATGCCGAGGAAGCGGTCCTGAACGCCGGCCTGCGCATGCACCAGAAGTGGAACGAGATCCTCTCCCACGCCAACCCCATGGCCTTCGTCCACACCATCCTCCGGGGCGCCATCCACGACCACTGGCGCAGGATGTCCCGCCGGAGCGAGCACGAGAGCCTGGTCGCGCACCCGTCTCTTCCCACGCAGCCCACCGCGGACGACCTGGCCAACCTCCGACACTACGAGGCCCTCGACCGCGCGTTGGAGAAGTTGGAGAAGACCGCCCCGCGTCAGGCGGAATGCGTCAAGCTGCGACACCTGGTGGGCCTCGACTACGACCAGATCGCCGAGTACCTCGACATCTCCCGCAGCGCGGCCAGGACCAATACCTGCCTGGGCCGGCAGCGCTTGAAGGACCTGCTGGAGCCCGCTACACAGACAGGGGAACCCGCATGA